In Desulfurispora thermophila DSM 16022, the genomic window CGCCTGCTCTTGCACTGTTTGCCAGAGTGCCCGCAGCACATGCTCCGAAGCAATCACTCCCAATAATTCCTGTTCCCCGCCCACCAATAACGGCTGGCGTATCAACTCCACCAGCCAGGCTTCCAACTCTTGTTCCAGCACTTCCGGCGGCACCAGGCGGTAATTATCGCAAATGACGTTTTCCAGAGCATCTTCGGGCGAAACCTGTATGGTGTGCAAACGCAGAGGTGTAATCAGTCCGTGCACATACTGTTCTTTCACTACCAAAACTTTCTGCCGGCCGGCCAGCTGTCTGGCCTGCCGAATGTTGAGGCCCGTTGGCACAACCAGTACGGGCAACAAATAACCGGCCAGCCGGCCGGCCTTACTAGACAGCATGCTTACTCACCCAACTTTTGCCAAAGTATTACTCTGGTTTTTAGCCGAAACTGATAACACCACCTGCCGGAGTCGACACTAGTTTTCCCCCAGATAAGCCTTGCGCACGGCCGGATCATTGGCCAACTGAGCAGCATTACCGGCAAGGACAACTTCCCCGGTTTCCAAAACATAAGCCCGGTTGGCAATAGAAAGGGCCATTCTGGCATTTTGTTCCACCAGCAATATGGTTGTCCCCTCCCGGTTAATTTCCTGAATAATATTAAAAATTTCCCGCACCAGCATGGGAGCCAGGCCCATGGAAGGTTCGTCCAGCAAAAGCAAGCGGGGACGGGACATGAGAGCCCGTCCTATGGCCAACATCTGCTGCTCCCCGCCGGACAATGTCCCCGCCAGTTGGTGCTGGCGTTCCTCCAAACGGGGAAAGCGCGCGAAAACTTTTCTTATATCAGCCCGGACTTCGCTGCTGCTGCGGCGACTGTAAGCACCCATCTCCAGATTTTCCAACACGCTCATCCGGGCAAAAACGCGGCGACCCTCCGGTACCTGGGAGATGCCCATGGCCACGATTTGGTGCGGCTGACACCGGTTGATAGGCCGCCCCTGCCAGGTGATGGTTCCCTGCTGGGGTCGCATCAACCCGGATATAGTCCGCAGGGTTGTACTCTTCCCGGCGCCGTTCGCTCCAATCAACGCTACGATCTCACCCTCCGCCACTTCACAATTAATGCCCTTGAGAGCCCGAATGGCCCCGTAATTGACATGCAAATCGGATATCGTCAAGATCAACCGCACACCACCTCCTGGCCCAGATAAGCAGCAATCACCGCCGGATCGCGCTGGATTTCCTCCGGTGTACCGGCAGCAATCCGCCGCCCGTAGTCCAATACCGTAATCCGGTCGGAAAGGCTCATGACGAATTTCATGTCATGTTCCACCAAAAAAATGGTGATCCCCATATCCTGTATTCTACGGATCATTTGCATCAGTACAAGCTTTTCCTGCGGATTCATACCGGCGGCGGGTTCATCCAGCAGCAGGAGCTGGGGCCGGGTAGCCAGGGCCCGGGCAATCTCCAACCGGCGCTGTTCACCATAGGAGAGGCTTTTCGCGTATTCATCCTTCTTATCTGCCAGTTCCATGATTTCCAGAGCTTCCAGAGCGCGGGCGGTAATTTCCTCTTCCTCCCGCTTCACCCGCGGCGAGCGCAGGATGGCCCCCCACATACCGCCCCGGCTGCGGCAATGACAACCTATTTTAACATTATCCAGCACACTGAGCCGCCCAAAGAGCCTGATATTTTGAAAGGTGCGGGCTATACCCAGCGATGTTATGATATGGGGACTCAGGCCGACAATCGACCGCCCCTGAAAAAGAATCCTGCCCGAAGTAGGCCTGTATATGCCTGTTACCAGGTTAAAAACGGTACTCTTGCCCGCCCCGTTGGGACCAAT contains:
- a CDS encoding ABC transporter ATP-binding protein; translation: MAYLLELDRVSINFGGLQAVDDVSMKIEKGKIRALIGPNGAGKSTVFNLVTGIYRPTSGRILFQGRSIVGLSPHIITSLGIARTFQNIRLFGRLSVLDNVKIGCHCRSRGGMWGAILRSPRVKREEEEITARALEALEIMELADKKDEYAKSLSYGEQRRLEIARALATRPQLLLLDEPAAGMNPQEKLVLMQMIRRIQDMGITIFLVEHDMKFVMSLSDRITVLDYGRRIAAGTPEEIQRDPAVIAAYLGQEVVCG
- a CDS encoding ABC transporter ATP-binding protein, whose translation is MILTISDLHVNYGAIRALKGINCEVAEGEIVALIGANGAGKSTTLRTISGLMRPQQGTITWQGRPINRCQPHQIVAMGISQVPEGRRVFARMSVLENLEMGAYSRRSSSEVRADIRKVFARFPRLEERQHQLAGTLSGGEQQMLAIGRALMSRPRLLLLDEPSMGLAPMLVREIFNIIQEINREGTTILLVEQNARMALSIANRAYVLETGEVVLAGNAAQLANDPAVRKAYLGEN